In Armatimonadota bacterium, the following proteins share a genomic window:
- a CDS encoding Plug domain-containing protein, translating into MLSAISALVLSTPLIVRTENTVPIAVVSLETIQENRSVEGVARLLDVTYKAEFIPQAVPDAGTVNLRGFRNLNFRYNDSPGKFEMRPVLDSSLLEQIEVLRGTQALSTYGGSASGAVLNLAIRDTYSAVPRGTNMFKPISVDPLQFAQQGGWNRQEYSFNKEKLSLDYKISASYSYGGKSYQDYVDKGSIGLGQIWMPVGEPTMSSFVPDGKPNKDLQHGLGGIWVQPQNTELGFQAFFPPLTLGQITSGKTPQGYVTDVEKANGEMVVKSMQKLGYSFPQMIAALQTLAPEGTDMNRLNFPSLDGDPCDYDLDCPPGTIWYPSNPAYQAMMTGVRYSRLTFAEVFAGIGRGGQDPRAMRVLCMNMEKKEPAAGVKYYPYRPKDPVISSLANLMDQANFRGPWDQARLWIYTDKATYEQVNERLVNGVGQSAYLMALADVAFAGGLDDKMLKDPKYVKPEFMIGSGAPSYARTWLMETLDAFHPKKAGEWLKGNAATMLQLVGPKADQDDNQHLADTLRRMTSFSAPEDREAALRFMSAAKAQIGMLKGKLGSGSDSLYSGRESEVALALALVKEGFLTQANDALAYVAEKGPGDSNKALAKQLLAGG; encoded by the coding sequence ATGCTGTCGGCCATCAGCGCATTAGTGCTTTCCACGCCCCTGATCGTCCGAACCGAAAACACCGTCCCCATCGCGGTTGTCTCGTTGGAGACGATCCAGGAAAACCGTTCGGTGGAAGGGGTCGCCCGCCTGCTGGATGTGACTTACAAAGCCGAGTTCATCCCTCAAGCGGTGCCGGATGCCGGCACTGTCAACTTGCGGGGATTCCGGAACCTGAACTTCCGTTACAACGATTCGCCAGGGAAGTTCGAAATGAGACCCGTGTTGGACTCGTCACTGCTTGAGCAAATCGAGGTCTTGCGGGGCACCCAGGCGCTTTCAACCTACGGGGGATCGGCGAGCGGGGCGGTTTTGAACTTGGCGATTCGGGACACGTATTCGGCGGTTCCGCGGGGGACGAACATGTTCAAACCGATTTCGGTCGACCCTTTGCAGTTTGCCCAGCAAGGGGGCTGGAACAGGCAGGAATATAGCTTCAACAAGGAAAAACTTAGCCTGGACTATAAGATCTCCGCGAGCTATTCCTATGGGGGGAAGTCGTACCAGGATTATGTCGATAAGGGGTCAATCGGACTTGGTCAGATTTGGATGCCAGTGGGAGAGCCGACAATGTCGAGCTTTGTCCCCGACGGGAAACCAAACAAGGACCTGCAACACGGCCTGGGGGGGATTTGGGTTCAGCCGCAGAACACCGAACTCGGATTCCAAGCATTTTTTCCGCCTTTGACCTTAGGCCAAATCACCAGCGGCAAGACACCGCAGGGTTATGTCACGGATGTCGAGAAGGCCAATGGTGAGATGGTTGTCAAGTCGATGCAGAAGTTGGGCTATTCGTTCCCGCAGATGATCGCGGCTCTCCAAACCCTTGCCCCGGAAGGCACGGACATGAACCGGTTGAACTTTCCTTCTTTGGATGGTGACCCGTGCGATTACGACTTGGACTGCCCGCCGGGGACGATCTGGTACCCCAGTAACCCGGCATACCAGGCGATGATGACGGGTGTGCGATATTCGCGGCTGACCTTTGCCGAGGTCTTCGCCGGGATCGGCCGGGGGGGCCAGGATCCCCGTGCGATGAGGGTTCTGTGCATGAACATGGAGAAGAAGGAGCCTGCCGCGGGGGTGAAGTACTACCCTTACCGGCCAAAAGATCCCGTCATTTCTTCGCTGGCCAATTTGATGGATCAGGCGAATTTCCGCGGACCTTGGGATCAAGCGCGGCTGTGGATCTACACGGACAAAGCGACTTATGAGCAGGTCAACGAACGGCTTGTCAACGGGGTCGGGCAATCCGCCTACTTGATGGCTTTGGCCGACGTCGCCTTTGCGGGAGGGTTGGATGACAAGATGTTAAAGGATCCCAAATACGTCAAGCCGGAATTCATGATTGGCTCAGGCGCTCCGTCCTACGCCCGGACGTGGTTGATGGAGACCTTGGACGCGTTCCACCCCAAGAAGGCTGGCGAATGGTTGAAGGGCAATGCGGCGACGATGCTCCAACTGGTGGGCCCAAAAGCAGACCAGGATGACAACCAACATCTGGCCGACACCCTCCGCCGGATGACGTCGTTCAGCGCGCCCGAAGACCGGGAGGCGGCGCTCCGGTTTATGAGCGCGGCCAAGGCCCAGATCGGGATGCTCAAGGGCAAGTTGGGATCGGGGAGCGATTCGCTCTACTCCGGCCGGGAATCTGAAGTGGCTTTGGCGCTTGCCTTGGTCAAAGAAGGATTCCTAACCCAGGCAAACGATGCCTTGGCGTATGTGGCCGAAAAGGGTCCAGGAGATTCCAATAAGGCACTGGCCAAACAACTGTTGGCGGGCGGGTGA